A single Polycladomyces subterraneus DNA region contains:
- a CDS encoding enoyl-CoA hydratase-related protein: protein MSGNLWKVLVQSGDRVEAGQEVAILESMEIPVTAETAGRVKEVSKQEGEFVQEGDTLFIWKSIEGKGDFILDFREIAVVVDGYIATVELNLPEYRNPLTNRMVEELIHAIRALDVDQEVRVIVLTGRGSAFCAGGDIKEFKKNLSKPAPQLYDEALWSNQLFELGAVVRTPLIASVNGPALGGGCGLVAMCHMAIASDQAQFGTTELKLGLVPFVILPWIRRAVGEKNALEMMLTAEVFSAERARELGLVQRVVPHDRLREETRKVAEQIASYSPLSLRLGLDAFFSTKQMGLKESFNYLGNLRMVSFMSEDLREGATAFLEKRQPVWKGR, encoded by the coding sequence ATGAGCGGCAACCTGTGGAAGGTGCTGGTTCAATCGGGGGACCGTGTGGAAGCGGGGCAGGAAGTGGCCATTTTAGAATCAATGGAGATTCCGGTGACGGCGGAAACCGCTGGAAGGGTGAAGGAAGTCAGCAAGCAGGAAGGGGAATTCGTCCAGGAGGGCGATACCCTCTTCATCTGGAAATCGATTGAGGGAAAGGGGGATTTCATATTGGATTTTCGTGAAATTGCCGTCGTCGTTGACGGATATATCGCCACCGTAGAGCTCAATCTCCCCGAATACCGCAACCCCTTGACCAACCGCATGGTGGAGGAGTTGATCCACGCGATCCGGGCCCTTGACGTAGATCAGGAAGTGCGGGTGATTGTGCTGACGGGACGGGGCTCCGCCTTTTGCGCCGGGGGGGATATCAAGGAGTTTAAGAAAAACCTCTCCAAGCCCGCCCCACAGCTGTACGACGAAGCCTTGTGGTCCAACCAACTGTTTGAGCTAGGGGCAGTGGTGCGGACGCCGTTGATCGCCTCGGTGAACGGCCCGGCCCTCGGGGGCGGATGCGGACTGGTTGCCATGTGTCACATGGCCATCGCCTCGGATCAGGCCCAATTCGGCACCACAGAGTTGAAGCTGGGCCTCGTCCCATTTGTCATTCTGCCCTGGATCCGGAGGGCTGTGGGGGAAAAGAATGCCTTGGAGATGATGCTTACGGCGGAGGTCTTCTCCGCAGAGCGAGCCAGGGAGTTGGGCCTGGTACAGCGGGTGGTGCCCCACGACCGCTTAAGGGAGGAGACACGGAAAGTGGCGGAACAAATCGCCTCCTACAGCCCCTTATCGCTGAGGCTGGGCCTTGACGCCTTTTTCTCCACGAAGCAGATGGGCCTGAAAGAGTCCTTCAACTACTTGGGCAATTTACGCATGGTCTCCTTTATGAGCGAAGACCTTCGGGAAGGGGCGACTGCCTTTCTGGAAAAACGGCAACCGGTGTGGAAGGGACGGTGA
- a CDS encoding acyl-CoA dehydrogenase family protein: MGHWIFNKEHDMFRRSVRKFVEKEIIPYVEVWEKAGEVPRSLFLRAGELGFLGIKFPEEYGGSDAGYITDAVFSEELTKCGSGGVAAALGAHTNIAMTPVWRFGSHEQKEKYLAPGIRGETIAALGITEPGAGSDVASIRTRARREGDHYILTGSKMFITNGVNADWVVVAAKTDPAAGHKGISLFIVERDQPGFTVGKKLNKLGWRSSDTAELILEDVRVPANNRIGEENRGFYYIMQNFQWERICMALQSIGLAEKALEDAILYSAERTQFGRPIREFQVLQHRIVDMAVDIEKAKNLTYWALYLYDQGKDALKETTMAKAYAGEMVRRVTDAALQIHGGNGYMMEFPVQRYWRDGRLASIGGGTTQIMNEILVKQLGLHEGGDK, from the coding sequence TTGGGACACTGGATTTTCAACAAAGAACACGATATGTTTCGCCGAAGCGTTCGAAAATTCGTTGAAAAGGAGATCATCCCTTATGTAGAGGTGTGGGAAAAAGCCGGGGAAGTACCTCGTTCTCTCTTTTTAAGAGCCGGGGAGCTGGGCTTTCTAGGAATTAAATTTCCCGAGGAGTATGGAGGCAGCGACGCTGGATACATTACAGACGCCGTTTTTTCGGAGGAATTGACCAAGTGCGGCTCTGGGGGCGTGGCCGCCGCCCTAGGGGCCCACACCAACATCGCCATGACCCCGGTATGGCGCTTCGGCAGCCATGAGCAGAAGGAAAAGTATCTCGCACCGGGGATCCGTGGGGAAACCATCGCCGCCCTGGGAATCACAGAGCCCGGTGCCGGATCCGACGTCGCCTCGATCCGGACAAGGGCCCGCCGAGAGGGGGATCATTACATCCTCACCGGCAGCAAGATGTTTATCACCAACGGCGTCAATGCTGACTGGGTGGTTGTCGCCGCCAAAACCGACCCGGCGGCCGGACACAAGGGGATCAGCCTGTTTATCGTGGAGAGAGATCAGCCTGGATTTACCGTGGGCAAAAAGCTGAACAAGCTGGGATGGCGCTCCTCCGATACTGCGGAGCTAATATTAGAGGATGTTCGGGTGCCGGCGAACAACAGGATCGGCGAGGAAAACCGGGGCTTCTATTACATCATGCAAAACTTCCAGTGGGAGCGAATTTGCATGGCCCTACAGAGCATCGGATTGGCGGAAAAAGCCCTGGAAGATGCCATTCTCTACAGCGCGGAGCGGACCCAGTTCGGCCGCCCCATCAGAGAGTTTCAGGTGCTGCAGCATAGGATAGTGGACATGGCCGTAGACATCGAAAAGGCAAAAAACCTTACCTACTGGGCTCTTTACCTCTACGACCAAGGTAAGGACGCGCTCAAGGAGACGACCATGGCTAAGGCCTACGCGGGTGAGATGGTCCGCCGGGTGACCGACGCCGCCTTACAGATTCACGGCGGCAATGGTTACATGATGGAATTTCCCGTGCAGCGCTACTGGCGGGACGGACGCCTTGCGTCCATCGGCGGTGGAACAACCCAAATCATGAACGAAATCCTGGTGAAACAACTTGGTCTACACGAAGGGGGAGACAAATGA
- a CDS encoding acyclic terpene utilization AtuA family protein, producing MKKVRIGAAQGFYGDTLEPAVETAKRGEIQYLCFDCLAELTLAILAKDRTRDPDAGYTKDVPSAMRTLLPLAREKGFKILTNGGGINPLGAWREVIKVARELELEDLKVAVVTGDDILPRLAELRGKGVSLQDLETGRSFDSLKAPLMFANAYLGSWPIVEALRRGADVVITGRTTDTAQFLAPLIYEFDWGEEDWDRLAQGILMGHLMECSGQSTGGNFSGNWWEIDDLDRIGFPVAEVDSDGTFVLTKTEGTGGLVCVDTVKEQMLYEIHNPAAYVTPDVVVDFTTATLKDVGLNRVLVKGATGKPRPDALKAVMGYEDGYMGQVMIGYAWPDAMKKARAAERIIRNIMARRGWEYEEIHTSFVGYNSLHGSTVQGDEEELNEVYLRMAVRAKTKADAAKFRRLFPPLALNGPPGLGGLTGMETRQLVGMWSTLIPRELIENSVEIHVEVVGVDGTGAA from the coding sequence ATGAAAAAAGTGCGGATAGGAGCGGCGCAGGGCTTTTACGGCGACACCTTGGAGCCGGCCGTCGAAACAGCGAAACGGGGAGAGATCCAATACCTCTGCTTCGATTGCCTGGCGGAGCTGACCTTGGCCATCCTGGCTAAGGACCGAACGAGGGACCCCGATGCGGGATATACCAAGGACGTACCTTCGGCGATGAGAACACTCCTTCCCCTCGCCAGGGAAAAGGGGTTTAAAATCTTGACCAATGGCGGCGGAATCAACCCGTTGGGCGCTTGGCGGGAAGTGATCAAGGTCGCCCGGGAGCTGGAGCTTGAAGATCTGAAAGTGGCGGTGGTCACCGGGGACGACATTCTCCCCCGCCTTGCGGAACTGAGGGGAAAAGGAGTCTCCCTGCAGGATTTGGAGACGGGAAGGAGCTTTGACTCTCTGAAGGCTCCTCTGATGTTCGCCAACGCTTATCTCGGATCCTGGCCCATCGTGGAAGCCCTCCGGCGGGGTGCCGACGTGGTGATAACAGGGCGGACCACGGACACTGCTCAGTTTCTAGCCCCTTTGATCTATGAGTTCGATTGGGGGGAAGAGGATTGGGACCGATTGGCCCAGGGGATCCTGATGGGCCATTTGATGGAGTGTTCCGGCCAGTCCACCGGGGGCAACTTCAGCGGCAACTGGTGGGAAATCGACGATCTGGATCGGATTGGCTTCCCGGTGGCGGAAGTAGATTCCGATGGTACCTTTGTTTTGACGAAAACGGAGGGTACCGGGGGTCTGGTCTGTGTGGACACCGTCAAGGAGCAGATGCTCTACGAGATCCACAATCCTGCGGCTTACGTCACCCCAGACGTGGTCGTCGACTTCACCACAGCTACCCTGAAGGATGTGGGGTTGAACCGAGTGTTGGTCAAAGGAGCCACGGGAAAACCCCGGCCGGATGCGCTGAAAGCGGTCATGGGGTACGAAGACGGTTACATGGGGCAGGTGATGATTGGCTACGCCTGGCCGGATGCGATGAAGAAGGCCCGGGCGGCCGAGCGGATCATCCGTAACATAATGGCTCGCCGGGGCTGGGAGTATGAGGAGATCCACACCTCCTTTGTCGGTTACAACTCCCTCCACGGTTCGACGGTCCAAGGGGATGAAGAGGAGCTGAACGAGGTTTACTTACGCATGGCTGTACGTGCCAAAACCAAAGCGGACGCTGCCAAATTCCGCCGCCTCTTTCCTCCTCTGGCTTTAAACGGTCCCCCAGGGTTGGGCGGGTTAACCGGGATGGAAACCCGTCAGCTGGTGGGGATGTGGTCCACCCTGATCCCCCGAGAGCTGATCGAAAACAGTGTGGAGATCCATGTGGAGGTGGTGGGTGTCGATGGCACGGGTGCAGCTTAA
- a CDS encoding acyl-CoA dehydrogenase family protein codes for MPTLPYFTEEHDELRRTVRRFVQKEVTPYVNEWEEKGEYPREILKRMGDLGFLGLRYPMEVGGQGGDYFSSIILFEELARCGAGGFPLSIAVQTDMATPPILEFGTKEQIEQFFTPAIRGEKLACLGITEPNHGSDVASIETRAVRDGDEWVIRGNKTFITNGPRADFITLVARTSNVSGYKGISLFLVELDRPGVSVSRKLDKVGNRSSDTAEIIFDDVRVPADHLLGQEGKGFYHIMWELQGERMIGSALGLGLAQYVYELAVQYAKERKQFNRPIGQFQVISHLLAEMATEIEACRQMTYANAYRFAKGKISSKEIAMTKLAISKMAHWVADRALQIFGGYGYMEEYPIARIWRDTRLYRIGGGTDEIMKEIIADRMGLKG; via the coding sequence ATGCCGACCCTTCCCTACTTTACTGAGGAACACGACGAGCTTCGCCGTACAGTACGCCGCTTCGTTCAAAAAGAGGTGACCCCTTATGTGAACGAGTGGGAGGAAAAGGGCGAATATCCACGGGAAATCCTGAAGCGGATGGGAGACTTGGGCTTTCTCGGACTGCGGTATCCCATGGAAGTCGGGGGTCAAGGTGGGGACTATTTTTCCTCCATCATCTTATTTGAGGAATTGGCCCGCTGCGGCGCAGGCGGATTTCCCTTGAGCATCGCCGTACAGACGGATATGGCCACGCCGCCGATCTTGGAATTCGGCACTAAGGAACAGATCGAACAGTTTTTTACCCCAGCCATCCGCGGGGAGAAATTGGCCTGCCTCGGGATCACCGAACCCAACCACGGCTCCGATGTGGCTAGCATTGAAACCCGAGCCGTCCGCGATGGCGACGAATGGGTGATCCGGGGCAACAAGACGTTCATCACCAACGGACCCCGGGCCGACTTCATCACCCTGGTGGCCCGTACATCCAACGTCTCAGGGTACAAGGGAATCAGCCTCTTTTTGGTGGAACTGGATCGTCCCGGCGTCTCCGTCAGCCGCAAGCTGGACAAGGTGGGAAATCGCTCTTCGGATACGGCGGAGATCATCTTCGACGATGTTCGGGTGCCTGCGGACCATTTGTTGGGCCAAGAAGGAAAAGGGTTTTATCACATCATGTGGGAGTTGCAGGGAGAGCGAATGATCGGCTCCGCCTTGGGGCTGGGGCTAGCTCAGTACGTCTATGAACTGGCGGTCCAGTATGCCAAAGAGCGAAAGCAGTTTAATCGTCCTATCGGCCAATTCCAAGTGATCTCCCACCTGTTGGCGGAGATGGCCACGGAGATCGAGGCCTGCCGGCAGATGACTTATGCCAATGCCTATCGGTTTGCCAAGGGGAAGATCTCCAGCAAAGAAATCGCCATGACCAAATTAGCCATATCGAAGATGGCTCACTGGGTGGCGGACCGGGCCTTGCAGATCTTCGGAGGGTACGGCTACATGGAAGAATACCCCATCGCCCGGATCTGGCGGGACACCCGACTGTATCGCATCGGAGGTGGGACGGATGAGATCATGAAGGAGATCATCGCCGACCGGATGGGATTAAAGGGTTAA
- a CDS encoding class I adenylate-forming enzyme family protein, with the protein MNVAAGIRRAVKAFSNQTALRMENEQITYAGLEERANAVAAYLRSKGFREGDKLGVYLPNCPDYLILLYATWILGGVAVPLNYRFHGKSLRFVLEDAEIKWLVTTEGDITRLKGLTDALRLLLLEKDLTHIYRQSAEEIPICPKRDDEDAMLMYTSGTTGLPKGVRQTHRNNSSSVEMVIDAWDLTHKDHLLLPIPMFHVGGLQCSTLPTLFTGGTISFLPKWDAKAWLVASRNEKVTWSGLVTTMLVDVANYLKAHPEEKEPLSSYRFIVFGGSATPMEIISFLERELGTPLIELYGQTETTGLSITYCTGEKTLPGFMGRAMEQVIQAKVITPGEEHVILPGMDETGFLYVKGDTVTPGYWKREDLNEKRLKDGWLKTGDLVQWDKNRYFRYVDRLDDMIISGGENVYPKEVENVLSQHPKVLEVAVIGTPHPRWVQQVTAVIVPGGVGVTVEEIQRFCHDRLPGYKCPKRIELLKALPRTGSGKVDKRRLKEMFKEDKDRRFSHI; encoded by the coding sequence ATGAATGTGGCCGCCGGAATCCGTCGGGCGGTGAAAGCGTTTTCTAATCAAACCGCCCTGCGTATGGAAAATGAGCAGATCACCTACGCAGGGCTGGAGGAGAGGGCAAACGCCGTCGCCGCCTACCTGCGATCCAAGGGTTTTCGCGAAGGGGATAAACTGGGGGTTTATCTACCGAACTGCCCGGATTATCTAATTTTGCTGTACGCAACCTGGATCCTTGGCGGTGTGGCGGTTCCCCTGAATTACCGTTTTCATGGGAAGTCACTGCGCTTTGTGCTGGAGGATGCGGAAATTAAATGGCTGGTCACAACGGAAGGGGATATTACACGGCTGAAGGGGCTGACAGATGCCCTCCGCCTGCTCCTGTTGGAAAAAGACCTGACTCATATTTACCGCCAGTCGGCGGAAGAGATCCCGATCTGCCCCAAGCGGGACGATGAGGACGCGATGTTGATGTACACCAGCGGCACCACGGGGTTGCCAAAAGGAGTACGGCAGACCCACCGCAATAACAGCTCTTCGGTGGAGATGGTCATCGACGCCTGGGATCTCACCCATAAGGATCACCTCTTGCTCCCGATCCCCATGTTCCACGTCGGGGGGTTGCAATGTTCCACCCTTCCGACCCTGTTTACTGGCGGCACCATCAGTTTTCTTCCCAAGTGGGATGCCAAAGCGTGGCTTGTGGCCAGCCGGAACGAAAAGGTGACCTGGAGTGGTTTGGTGACTACGATGCTGGTGGATGTCGCTAACTATTTAAAGGCTCATCCCGAAGAAAAAGAGCCACTTTCCTCTTACCGGTTTATCGTTTTCGGTGGATCGGCGACTCCTATGGAAATAATATCCTTTTTAGAGCGGGAATTGGGGACGCCTTTGATCGAGCTCTACGGCCAGACGGAGACGACGGGGCTTTCCATCACCTACTGTACGGGGGAGAAGACCCTCCCGGGTTTCATGGGTAGGGCCATGGAACAGGTGATACAGGCTAAGGTGATCACTCCCGGGGAAGAACACGTCATTTTGCCGGGGATGGATGAAACCGGCTTCCTGTACGTCAAAGGGGATACCGTCACCCCCGGCTATTGGAAGCGGGAGGATTTGAACGAAAAACGATTGAAAGACGGCTGGCTGAAGACGGGGGATTTGGTCCAATGGGACAAAAACCGATATTTTCGCTATGTGGACCGGTTGGATGACATGATCATCTCCGGAGGTGAAAACGTCTACCCCAAGGAGGTGGAAAACGTCCTCTCTCAACATCCAAAGGTCTTGGAGGTGGCAGTAATCGGAACCCCCCACCCCCGTTGGGTCCAACAGGTGACAGCCGTGATCGTCCCTGGAGGAGTAGGGGTGACGGTAGAGGAGATTCAACGCTTTTGCCACGACCGCCTGCCCGGCTACAAATGCCCCAAACGCATCGAGTTGCTGAAAGCGTTGCCCCGCACAGGGAGCGGTAAGGTGGACAAACGGCGGCTGAAAGAAATGTTTAAGGAGGATAAAGATCGAAGATTCAGTCACATATGA
- a CDS encoding acyl-CoA carboxylase subunit beta gives MKTKEQPTIHNLIQALQEKKRRIREEMGGAAAIEKQHKLGKLTARERIDLLMDPGTFVEMGVLAHHQMKTGDMAGKKTPADGVITGYGKINGRLCCVAAYDFTVMAGSMGTVGEKKVSRMREWALRNRIPIIWLIDSAGARIQEAAGSWFAETGDIFFEEVIMSGVIPQVCAVMGPGAAGTAYIPALADFVPMVKGTSFMALGGPPLVKAAIGEDVTEEELGGSKIHCEVSGVGDLEVEDDAACIEAIREYLSYFPQNNRELPPIVETDDPADRLCEKMNELVPVEANRAFDMRNVIREIVDHGKFFEMKPKWARNMITAFARIGGYSVGIVANQPMWLGGAIDVNASDKAARFINLCDAFNIPLVYLVDTPAFMIGSAVEKQGIIRHGAKFLHATANATVPKLTVVVRKAFGAGYYVMNGRAFEPDLIVAWPNAQISLMGAEGAVNIIFRKEIAQAEDPMARRKELIEEYKKRISPELAAGAALIDDVIAPAETRRVLVQALERTRGKTVERPWKKHGVFPV, from the coding sequence ATGAAGACCAAAGAGCAACCCACCATTCACAACCTGATCCAAGCCCTGCAGGAAAAAAAGCGGAGGATTCGCGAAGAGATGGGCGGGGCTGCTGCCATCGAAAAGCAACACAAACTGGGGAAACTGACGGCACGGGAGCGGATCGATCTGTTGATGGACCCGGGCACCTTTGTGGAAATGGGGGTGTTAGCCCATCATCAGATGAAAACTGGGGACATGGCTGGCAAAAAAACCCCCGCCGACGGGGTGATTACAGGCTACGGGAAGATCAACGGGCGCTTATGTTGCGTGGCCGCCTATGATTTTACTGTCATGGCCGGGTCCATGGGAACTGTTGGGGAGAAAAAAGTGTCTCGTATGCGGGAGTGGGCCCTTAGAAACCGCATCCCTATCATCTGGCTCATCGACTCCGCGGGGGCCCGTATCCAGGAAGCCGCCGGTTCCTGGTTCGCCGAGACCGGGGACATCTTTTTCGAAGAGGTAATCATGTCCGGGGTGATCCCCCAGGTGTGTGCCGTAATGGGCCCGGGAGCCGCCGGGACAGCCTACATCCCCGCCTTGGCCGACTTTGTCCCCATGGTCAAGGGCACCAGCTTTATGGCCTTGGGAGGCCCTCCCCTGGTGAAGGCAGCCATCGGCGAAGACGTGACAGAAGAGGAGTTGGGGGGCAGCAAAATCCACTGTGAAGTCTCCGGTGTCGGTGACCTGGAGGTGGAGGATGATGCAGCCTGCATAGAGGCGATCCGGGAGTACCTGAGCTACTTTCCGCAAAACAACCGGGAACTGCCGCCGATCGTCGAGACCGATGACCCGGCAGACCGGCTCTGCGAAAAGATGAACGAACTGGTGCCAGTGGAGGCCAACCGTGCCTTCGATATGCGAAACGTTATCCGAGAGATCGTCGATCACGGCAAGTTTTTCGAGATGAAGCCCAAGTGGGCCCGCAATATGATCACCGCCTTCGCCCGCATCGGCGGATACTCCGTAGGCATCGTGGCCAACCAGCCCATGTGGTTGGGTGGAGCCATCGACGTCAACGCTTCGGACAAGGCGGCCCGGTTTATCAACTTGTGCGACGCTTTTAACATCCCTCTGGTCTACCTGGTGGACACCCCCGCCTTTATGATCGGCTCCGCCGTGGAAAAGCAGGGCATCATCCGACACGGAGCCAAGTTCCTCCATGCCACTGCTAACGCTACGGTGCCCAAGCTCACCGTGGTAGTACGGAAAGCCTTTGGCGCAGGATATTACGTGATGAACGGCCGGGCCTTTGAGCCGGATCTAATCGTCGCGTGGCCCAACGCCCAAATCAGCCTGATGGGGGCGGAGGGCGCCGTAAATATCATCTTCCGCAAAGAGATCGCTCAGGCGGAAGACCCTATGGCCCGCCGCAAGGAGCTGATCGAAGAGTATAAGAAGCGCATCAGCCCGGAGTTGGCAGCCGGCGCCGCCCTCATCGACGACGTCATCGCCCCGGCGGAAACCCGGAGGGTCTTGGTGCAAGCACTTGAGCGAACCCGGGGCAAGACAGTGGAACGCCCCTGGAAAAAACACGGTGTTTTCCCTGTGTGA
- a CDS encoding AtuA-related protein, whose product MARVQLKELSQVRAGDKGNSVNVALFAPDEAIYRVFLKEVTAERVKEHFKGLVHGEVVRYEVPNLLALNFVMREALGGGGSSSLRTDNLGKCFGSNLQRMKVEVDDEILRERWKDHADPSLLY is encoded by the coding sequence ATGGCACGGGTGCAGCTTAAGGAACTGTCTCAGGTGAGGGCCGGGGACAAGGGTAATTCCGTCAACGTGGCCCTTTTTGCCCCCGATGAGGCTATCTATCGTGTATTTCTGAAGGAGGTCACGGCGGAGCGTGTGAAGGAGCACTTCAAGGGCCTCGTCCACGGAGAGGTGGTCCGCTACGAGGTGCCCAACCTCTTGGCACTCAATTTCGTCATGCGGGAAGCCTTGGGCGGTGGCGGTTCCTCCTCCCTTCGTACCGACAACCTAGGAAAATGCTTCGGGAGCAACCTGCAGCGCATGAAGGTTGAAGTAGATGATGAAATCTTGCGGGAAAGGTGGAAAGACCATGCCGACCCTTCCCTACTTTACTGA
- the menE gene encoding o-succinylbenzoate--CoA ligase, translated as MNVGGIGSWLTRRAEISGEKTALIFPGGSYTYSQLNRRVNRLAHALLQKGVRKGDRVAGILLNTPHFIEVLFACAKIGAIFVPVNFRLSPQEVKTILQDAGVHVAFYHTHFTHLLQPIRWETEVLHGIYVTMDPALSGMESDLEYEELIKGADDSEPGVHVGLEDIHLMMFTSGTTGKPKGAMLSHGNTVWNAINVFLSEINVESNDIILTVAPLFHIGGLNILTTPALYKGATVVLLPRFDPEEVIRTIDQEKITLLFLVPAMWAALMQSSFFDPTRLSSLRTLISGGAPCPLPVIRFYQDRGFCFLEGYGMTETAPSAMILGNADATRKNGSVGRPCIHVEARIVDDWDRDVPPGEIGELVLRGPNICKGYWNNITATEEAFRGGWFHTGDLARQDEEGFYYLVDRKKDMLISGGENIYPTEVEQVLYQHPNIREVAVIGIPDEKWGEIPMAVVALKEGAQPIDLKEIQDFCQGKLAKYKIPKRLRFVDELPRNATGKVLKRMLREEEIKVLES; from the coding sequence ATGAATGTAGGCGGGATCGGTTCGTGGCTGACCAGGCGCGCGGAGATTTCCGGAGAAAAAACCGCTCTCATCTTTCCCGGCGGGTCATATACTTACAGCCAATTGAACCGTCGCGTCAATCGGTTGGCCCACGCCCTGTTGCAAAAGGGCGTGCGCAAAGGGGACAGGGTGGCGGGGATCCTCTTAAACACTCCTCATTTTATCGAGGTCCTGTTCGCCTGTGCCAAAATCGGTGCCATCTTCGTCCCCGTCAACTTCCGGCTAAGCCCCCAAGAAGTGAAAACCATTTTGCAGGATGCCGGTGTTCACGTCGCCTTCTACCATACCCATTTCACCCATCTTCTCCAGCCGATCCGCTGGGAGACGGAAGTACTCCACGGTATTTATGTGACGATGGACCCTGCCCTTTCGGGGATGGAGTCGGACCTGGAGTATGAGGAACTGATAAAAGGGGCCGATGATTCCGAACCGGGCGTCCATGTCGGCCTGGAGGATATCCACCTGATGATGTTTACCTCGGGGACGACAGGTAAGCCCAAGGGGGCGATGTTGAGTCATGGCAATACCGTCTGGAACGCGATCAACGTCTTTTTAAGCGAGATCAACGTCGAGTCGAATGATATCATTCTGACCGTCGCTCCCCTCTTTCATATCGGGGGACTGAACATCCTGACGACACCCGCCCTATACAAAGGGGCCACCGTCGTCCTCCTTCCCCGGTTTGACCCCGAAGAGGTGATCAGAACAATTGATCAGGAAAAGATCACGCTCCTTTTCCTCGTGCCGGCGATGTGGGCAGCCTTAATGCAGTCATCTTTTTTTGATCCCACCCGCCTCTCTTCGCTACGCACCCTGATTTCCGGAGGAGCTCCCTGCCCCTTGCCGGTGATCCGCTTTTATCAGGATCGAGGCTTTTGTTTTCTGGAAGGATACGGGATGACGGAAACCGCACCCTCTGCCATGATTTTGGGAAACGCGGATGCAACAAGAAAAAACGGGTCGGTAGGCCGGCCCTGCATACACGTGGAAGCCCGCATCGTCGACGATTGGGATCGGGATGTTCCCCCCGGGGAGATCGGTGAGCTGGTGCTGCGGGGCCCCAACATCTGTAAAGGGTACTGGAACAACATCACGGCAACGGAGGAAGCATTCCGGGGCGGCTGGTTCCATACGGGGGATTTGGCCCGACAGGATGAGGAAGGATTTTACTACCTGGTTGACCGTAAAAAGGACATGCTGATCTCCGGCGGAGAAAACATCTACCCAACCGAGGTAGAGCAGGTTCTCTACCAGCATCCCAACATCCGAGAAGTGGCCGTAATCGGCATTCCCGACGAAAAGTGGGGAGAAATTCCCATGGCGGTGGTGGCCCTCAAGGAGGGAGCACAGCCGATAGACCTCAAGGAAATCCAAGACTTCTGCCAAGGGAAGCTGGCCAAGTACAAGATCCCGAAGCGGCTCCGCTTTGTCGACGAATTACCGCGAAACGCCACGGGCAAGGTGCTAAAAAGGATGTTGAGAGAAGAAGAAATCAAGGTACTGGAGAGTTGA